From Toxorhynchites rutilus septentrionalis strain SRP chromosome 2, ASM2978413v1, whole genome shotgun sequence, a single genomic window includes:
- the LOC129767141 gene encoding uncharacterized protein LOC129767141, which produces MAAPPPAKWVKYWADVIINLKRKCRLIAEGRSRKTAPNPLEVRILTAAGNFDILDLWNKAIGQQSVAGLETPTMSNDHEEYFPDDTGVQKEEIVIEHYSEDPLDEEFVASFSKPVVTEHTQVDVASQLEIRKPTNEELKTMAEAAAVTTAEYVEMTTSALEGTSEFLKPKIVRPSQERLREDLKRTSEKLESVIKKRRLDDSKYAIAQALTNMSAALLQLSNGLNDLANAITDDAM; this is translated from the coding sequence atggcagccccaccacCAGCGAAATGGGTCAAATATTGGGCCGACGTGATAATAAACCTAAAAAGGAAATGTCGGCTCATAGCCGAGGGAAGATCGAGAAAAACTGCGCCAAATCCACTCGAGGTGAGGATCCTTACAGCTGCCGGAAATTTCGATATTCTGGACTTGTGGAATAAAGCCATCGGACAACAAAGTGTTGCAGGCCTCGAAACACCAACTATGTCTAACGATCATGAGGAATATTTTCCAGATGATACAGGTGTTCAAAAAGAGGAAATTGTGATAGAACATTATTCAGAAGATCCCCTGGACGAGGAATTTGTTGCTAGTTTTTCGAAACCCGTTGTAACGGAACACACACAAGTGGATGTTGCATCGCAGTTGGAGATTCGAAAACCTACGAACGAAGAGCTGAAAACTATGGCAGAAGCAGCAGCGGTGACCACCGCAGAGTATGTCGAAATGACCACATCCGCGCTAGAAGGTACCAGCGAATTTCTCAAACCAAAAATAGTGCGACCATCCCAGGAAAGGCTGAGAGAAGATTTGAAACGCACGTCAGAGAAACTTGAATCTGTGATTAAGAAACGACGATTAGACGATTCCAAGTATGCTATTGCCCAAGCCCTGACCAATATGTCGGCTGCGCTGCTACAGCTCTCGAATGGTCTCAATGATCTGGCCAATGCCATCACCGATGATGCAATGTAG